TTTATAGAAACTATCAGAAAAGTGAAACTGTATATTCATGTGTTTAGCTTTTTCATAATTCTCAGTTAATCGATTTCGATCAATCGAAACCGCAACAATCGGCTTCTTACCATCCACTTCTGCAGCATATGGCTTAGTTTTTTCTCTTGTTTCGGCACTCACAGTTGGATCATCTGCTTTAGCAACAATGTTGATAACCACATCTGTGACCTCAGTCCATGGATCAGTAATATAGAACGGATTAGATTTTGGCCTTACCACCGCATTCTCATTATTAATCGGATTTGTTTGTTTTAAATCCATAATTTCATCAGTACTCGACCAAAAACTCTGTCCTTCCGGAATGAGATCTTCATAAAAATCACTCACATCCTGGATATTTTGCTGTAAGCTATAATCTGTAGCTGCTGAATTGCCATTCGTTTCATACTTATTAATCCCGTTATCAACATACTGTGGTAGTTTAGCTAAATTACCGTTTGTACCTTCTACCATTTTATTCTTCCAAAGACCTTCAAAAGTCCCTTGTTGTCCCTTGCTAAAACCAGAAAGCGAGACCGACATTCCAGGGTATGCTGCTTCAGCATCGGCTTTCGGCGTATCAGTTGCAAACTCAGTATTTTTAGAAATACCATCTTCAACTAGCGGATTTTGCCACATACCCCCTAAATGAAAAACTAAGTTTTTCATTCCTTTAGTTTTATCAAATATTTTTTCATTTCCTTTTGTGAAATCATTAATAATGACGGCTGGATTTTTTAAATTCTTAAAATAGTTATCATACGCTGTATTTGTACTTGATTCAGTTGAACCGTTAAATCCTGGTGCACCAAGCCAATCCTTCTTCAAAATGACTGAATTAGCCATTATTCGACCACTAAATGGAGATTCAGATTGAACAAACTGGTTTCCAGCAACCATCATAAAATTAGATGCCCCACCTAGCGGATATTTATTATCAATTCGTGCCTTATTTTTAATCACCGTCTCAGTCGCTTGGACATTTTGATGATTAATAAAACTCGTCATTGCAAAACAACCAATTGCTAGTGCGATTAAACCATAATTTCTTTTTGTCATATATGTTGCCTCCAGTCCTTACTTCCCCATTAAGCGCTAGAAGACACCCCCACGTTATTGTTTTTCTAGTTCTTTCATTTGTTTTTCATCTTGTTTCTTACGACGACGATACCCCAAGTAATACGTCGTAATCAATAGGATAATGAAAATAATAATTAATAGAATAATTAACCAAATCCACCATAAGTCTTTATTCTTACGATTTAATTTCATTGCTTGTCCAACTGTGATTTCGAAATCTTGATCGAAGACCCATGTCTTTTGATCCGATTTAGCCACTAAGTGTAAGTGATGTTTCCCTGGACTAATCCAATTATTCCCCAATGGAATACCGTATTCAAAACTAGAATTCGTCGCCATCGTAATACCTTCACGCTTGTTGCCAAAGAGCACCTTGCTGCCCTTATGTTTTGAAACGCTCGCACTAATCGTCATCGCCCCGGGTGTGGCTGGCGCGATGTTTTGTAATTTAGCCAAAATAGCTGGCTCATTTAAATAATTATTGCCACTAATTCGAATCCGGCGTAATTTCAATTCGGGTAGGACATGGCTGTTAGGATGTTCCCTTAAAATAACTCCAAGTGCCATCGCATAATAATTATCCACACTAAAACCTTGTTGGTCCGTCTTTTGATGACTGCCCGCTTTAGTGTCTTTAAAGTATAACGCACCTTTTAAAACACCGTTGTATAATTTAGCCGGCATTGTCACCTTGAAATTAACCGTTTTAGTCTCCCGCGGTTTTAGCGTGATGACTTGCGGTTGGTCAAATATTTGGCTAAATTGATATTCCGCTTGTGACAAACTTCCTGGATGATACTTATCAAAGGCTTCCGACCCTGAAACGGTCGTATAACCTGTATTAGCAGAAGCATCAATCGTTTTAGTATTATCTTCTAAATTTTCTAGCGTGACCGCTAATGTTTCAGTTTGATTGGGTTTCATTACCAAATCAAAACTTGTTAGTGCATTATCGTATTGATTATCGGGAATATTGGCACTCACCGTAAACCCAGCACCTGCCCCATGGACTATTTGCGTATTAACAACCATTAATAGCAATAGTACAAACCCCATCAATGATAATAACAATGTATGTCTTTTTTTCATCGGATCTCCTTCACGAAAAAAAGTTGGGTTCCCCCAACTTTTAATTATATTATTTGATAAATATTAATGATTAACCAGCATATTTTGTTGTTGGATTGTCGGATAAAGTCCAAGTAATGGCGGCGTCGTAAACCCCGTTTTGAATATCTTTTAAGTTGCTTAATTCTAATTTAGAACCAGCGTCTAATTGACGCGCTACTGTGAAAAGACCTTCTTGATTTCCAGAAGTTGCAAGACTTAAAGCATCTGCAGAAGTCATAATAACATTAGATGTGTTAGTGTCAATTACCTTATCTGACAAACCTAATTTAGCGTTATCTAAGAGAATCTTGCCATCTGCAGTGCCACCATTAGCACTTGTAAATTGACTCATAGTAGTAGATAAGGTCCAATGGTTGTTAACACCACGATAATCGCTGACTTGTAATGTGTCAGTTGCTGATTGATTAATCGAACCCGTTTTTGTATGATCATCACTATGTTTTTTTAAATCAGTACTACTTATTTGAGTAATTGGCGCTTCATGATTTGCATGCATAATAGTATTGATATCAATACCATCTTTAGTACCAAAGTTAAAATCAGGGGCAGCATCTAATGTTAACTTACCTGCTTTAACGTTAAATTCTGCCGTTGTTGTTGCCCCAGCTTCTAACTTACCGTCCTTTGTTGTTGCCTCAATACCTGAACCTGGTGTAACAGTTGGTGTATCTGCAGCTTGTACCCCAGCAACGTTGATCAACGTTGCACCTGCCAATGTGACTGCTGCTAATAATGCGAATTTTGTTTGTTTCATTATAATTTCCCCCAAATAATTCGTTATTTAATATTACTTACATGTATTAGTTATTCATTACTGTAAGGTAAGTTTAGGTCATAAATGTCAAAAACACAAGTTTCCCCTTAATTATAAACCCCCAAAAGTTCATTTCATTTTTCAGACTAAAAAATCCGTATCTGACATTATAATAAACCCCATTTACTTCATTCGTAAAATTATTCAGCCCTGATAATTGCCCGTCAAAATAGCATTAATTCAACATTTAAACTAATCTAAATAGTGAATAATTAAATTACATCAAATACGCCGTTTGATAGTCGCTTCATTATTAAATTTAAAAATTAGATATTTTTTCTATCTTTTGAGTCTCTTATCCCCAAATCAACAATTAAATTGGACTAAACCATTATCATTAATTGCGTATTTCAATATTACTATTTGCTAACACTTTAAAATGATAATTGTTATTTTATTCAATTATCCTTTCGAGGCAGCATTAGTGATGAAATTCACCCGCTATATTTCATTAAAAAAAATTAACTGAAATTTTTTTTACAGTATGTTGTATCGACATTCAACAATGTAAACTTTCACTATTTTTCAATCATTTTTTTAGTGGTTATTGGACTGGACCATTTATTCTCCCCTCTTCGCACCAAGTGATTGCTTTTAAAGTACGGTTCGATTCAGTATACTAATATGTATCAGTTATTCTTGGGGGAAACCAATATGCGAACATGGCAAAAGAGCATTATTTTCATTCTAGCACTTATCGCAATACCGATTATTTATTTTGAAAACCAATATTTTAGCCACCAACAAAGAGAGGCCCAAATTAAAACGAGTCAAAGAGCTATTTTCAAAGCCTATCGAACTCATTCCGAAAATAATTATGCGAATTTTACCGTTTACACCGATAGCAAACCGGCTGGGAAAATTTACTACTTTGTTCCTAAGAACCAAGAAGGTCACACAATCGATTTACTTCAGCAACAACAACGCATCGGTGAACGACTCTACCAAAAAGCCCGCAGAAACAAGCAAAAAAACATCACTGTTTATATTACCTATAACGGCGACAACCTTCACAACGATACCTATCGTTTAACACCAACTGGTGCCGTTTACAGCCAGGTTAATCATCGGTTCAGTACTAAATTCGGTAAATTCGCTGATCAATTAGGTCATGAAGCAGTCTATAATCTCGCCAATCAAACTAAACCGGTGACTTTCAAAGCCTTATATAAAGATGCCGCGACACTACCAATGATTAAACAAACTGCTATCGATCAACAATTAAAAAAGCATCACTATACAACGCAACAATTAGAAGAGTTGGAAAAGCTTGATTTTCCGACTGATCTCAATTATCACCAGTTTTCTTTTTCGCAACACGGTCTAACGCTCCACTTCACCAAAAATACTTTAGGCATCAAGCATATCACGTTACCGCTAGCGACAATCGGCCCTTATCTAAACCCCGATTACATCGCCGAAGATTACACAATGCCACGTGCCAAGAAGAAGTCAGCGGCCGTCGCCCTAACCTTCAATACCGCACTTAATCCCGACCGCACTCACCAAATTCTGAAGATTCTAAACGAAAAAGCGGTACAAGCCACCTTCTTTCCAACCGGCGAAGCGGCTCATCAGCATCCCAAAGTGCTCCGCCAACTGAGGGTAGCCAACCAAGCGATTGGTAACCAAAGTTATGCTGCTGAGGATTCGATCAATACCATGAGCGAACCCGATCTAACAACCAATATTACTAAAACAGATCGGGCAATTTTCCAAGCCACTGGCGTACTCCCCCGATTCATGCGTGTCACGCCAGATACGACCAACAAAGCAATTGCAACTGCCAGTCAGCGGAGCTTAATCAGTTGGTCAGTCGATTCAGAAGATTGGCGCACCGACATTCAGGCAGCTGAGATTACCAAAAATGTGATCGAACGGACAACTGGTGGCGATGTTGTGCTACTCAGAACCGCGCCGGAAACAATCAAAGCACTTCCTGAGATTATCGATCAATTACGGGCGAACGGCTATCATCTAGTCACTATTCCCTCACTATTTGAACACCGCTTAGCACCTTTCCAACAATATGCTAAAGCCGCTGATCCTTATCAAGGCTAGCCTATAAAATTTTCTAGAAATCTCCGCTAATGTTGGCGGGGATTTTTTTGCCTAAAAAATAGGCGGTACGTTATCGATGAAATATCGATAACGTACCGCCTAGAAAAGACAGTTTAATATTTAATAATATGCTCGAGCTGATCATTAGTTGAGGATTGCGACCGCAACCGTTAAATATGTTGCAAATATCAGCCACACTAAATATGGCATTAACAACAAACAAGCAACCTTATTCAACTTAGCAGCATAATTGATGCACGCAATTACTAAAACATCTAGGATTAAAATCACCACGAACCCCGTCCAATAGTAACCTCTAAAAAATATGATACTCCAAACAAAATTTAAAATAATCTGTGCGCTATAAAAACTACCGGCTAGTAGACCAACGTTATTCTTGGTAAAGTTTTTATAAATGAGATACCCCGCAATCGCAATCAGCGCGTACAACAAAGGCCATACAATGCCAAAAAGATAATCCGGCGGTGCTAACGGTGGCAAGGATAAGCCGTTGTAAATACCTTTAATATCACCCGCAAACAAACCTGATAACCCACCAATTGCTTCAATTACCATTATAAAAAGCAATAACCCTAATATCGAATATTTGTTTTTCTTATTCACCATCATATTACACCTCTTTAAAAATATTATTAATATAATTGAAAGCCCGTGCTATTTAACAAACTCGTTGTATTCTAGCGCAACAGCAAACTATTATCTAAAGAATATCTCTATCTTTATTATAACAAGTTCCTTCTCATATTAATGTTTTTAAGATTAGCTATTATTTTGGTAAATATACTTTCCAAGTCGATTTCACATTTTTAATTATCCGGCATTACTTTATCCGCAGTCGATAGTTCCCAAGTTGCCTCTAATTTATATCTACCAGCATGCTTCGCGTAATGATCCGCCTTAGCATTATGGAATTTCAAGTTAACATCGCTCTTATAAAACGGCATTGATTTAGCCGGTTGCATGGCGTCTAACTGTTCATCCCCCGACAATTGTTTTTGGGTATCCAATGTTAACAATGGTGTCTCTGGACCTTTTAATAAGTCACCTAGATTTACAATCTGCCCGGCTTCCCAAGTATCATCCGTTCCCGTTTTTAACGAGTATAATTGGACGTTAAAGTCAGTTGCATCGTTTTGCAACAATGGATTATCAACAAGATCGGCACCAGAAGTGCTATTCTTAACAACTAATTTCCAGTTCATATAAAACGGATTTTCAACATTAATTTGGCCCTTAGCGACACTCAGCGGTTCTTGTTCAGAGGTGCCTAATGTATAGGTCCCAAAATCAAATACCTTTGGATAGTTAACCAACAAATCACCATGCACATTCAAGGTGTAATTAGTAATCGTATTATCATACTTTGCCTTGATTTCACTTTCCGTCATCGTCGATAAATCGTCAGAGGCGCTAGCGACAACAAACGAGAATTTATTTTTATGCAATAAATGCCAACCGATAAAGGCTTTCTCGACGCCATCAACAACATAATCACCGTCAATCTGACCGGCATTATAGACGGTTTGATCATCGTAATTATCGACATTGTCTTTCGTTTTTAGATCTTCGGTAACATCAGCAATCGACAATTCAACTGTCTGCGCTTCACTTGTCTTATTAGGTTCTAATGGATTTTTACCATCTGGCTCATATTTCTTCCACTTACCATTATTCATTCGCGACCATAATACATTACTGGTCCCTGCGGGTTGATCGATTAAAAAGGTGTTTTTAAAAGCCCGACCATCCAAGCGGTGCATCGTTTCTGATTCTGGATCAATTTCAACATTATTATTCAACGAAAACTGGAAGACATAGTTCGTCTCAACATTTTCCGGACTGAAATTAACGCCATTAGGTAAGGTCACGGACAAAATCCGCGGTACTTTGGTCGTTGATTCCAAATCGGAAGTCCCCGGGAATTTACCGTCCGCATTGAAGTTCGCCCCAAAAGCTTTATCAACCGCGACGTTCCCATCTAAATAGATACTCCGGTTGGTAACCACGTTCCCAGCAAAACTATATTGAGAATCGCCTTGAATAATAATATTCGTATGCGGTGCTAGAATGGTCCCAATGAATGAATAATTTTCTTCCGAACCACGGTTAGAATTCAGTGTAATGGCGGCGTCATCCCCACCATTAATCGTATTAAAATTATTCATCACATGGGCCGCTGAATTGTACCGAAGCTTAGTATTATCAGCTGGCGTATAATCCAATCGCTCATTATACTGGGCTGTCGTTTGTGGGTAATATTTGTTTTCAACCGGTGGATGAGCCTTCACTTGGGCTGGCGTGTAGGCACTAATACTATACGTCGAACTGGCACTAAAATTAAAGGTCTTGAAATTATGGTAATTAAAGATCACAAACGGCATCTTTTGCTGTCCCGCTGTGTAGTTCAATAAATTAATAGAAATCCCTTCCGCCTTCTGGAAGAGGCCATCATTAGCAGCACCATCAATATCAACCACTGCAACCCCAACATCGGTACTAGCCGTATTCATATCAATATTAACTTGGATGACATTATTGTTTAAATCGACACCTAGCCCACTACCACTAACCGCTTTGCTGTTAAGCGTGATCGACTTAATAGCATCTGAATGGACGTCACCCTTATAGCCAATAATATTACCATCAGTATCGTATTCCGTCGCCGTTAGATTCGCATAATAATCACTCACGTTGGTCACATTACTAATCGCTTGTGCTTGGGTACTAACTTTATTATCTTTAAAATAGCTAATATCCCCTAAGTAAGCTGTCTTGCCATCTAATTGATAGGCCCGGTTTTTGAAGGTTTTCACTTTATTATCATCATTAAGAATACTTTTCAACTGGCTATCTGGTATATTGTCTTGGGCCGACGTCCCCATAACATAGTGGCCAACTTCCTTATCCTTACCAATCATACTATTATCATTTGCAACAATTTTGGTAAATGCTTTTGAAAAGGCGGTCGCTGAAACCAGCGCTGGATCTAAATTCGTCGGTAAGGTTATCTTAGCATCCGTAAAATTATTAACTTTAGTGCTCGGATACTCATTCTTATCTTCAGTATCATTCACAGAAGTCCCGACTAAAAAATGCCCGGCATAAAATTCGCCTTGCATATTCTGTGTATTATTACCGTTAACAATCATGTTCTGCCCAGCAAATAATGTCGCATCACTGGCAGCCCCTAACGGATAGCGTTGGCTAGGCCGTTCGATGGTTTTATTACCCACACGAACCAGCCCGTTTTTGCTAGTCGCCGCCATACTTCCGTGAGATGGAACTAGCCAAATCACAAAACTAAGGACTAACAAGCTTTTTAATAATATTTTGATATTTATTTTCATATTTGTTCCTCAATTAAATTCTCAACGACATCAACTAATTTTATAGTATATGACAGTAGGTGTATAGTCAATAATATAAATTGTTATAGACTTTATACTTTATCTTTTCATTTTAGTGTGGTATTATTTCATTTCATGAGAAAGATAATTATGAAAGAAGGCACTATTTTGAATAAATTGGTAAAAATGTTAACAGTATCATCAGCAACACTTATGGGGGTTGTCGGGCTAAGCCAACTAGCACCTGTTCACGCTGCGGACACAACAGCTAAATCAGTGGGAACCCTTGCTATCACAGACGGGACACAAACTTTAACAAGTGTCGATGATATCGATTTTGGTAGTATTGCATATGACGCAAATGGTATGAAAGCTACTTTGGAAAACCCTAATGAAAAGAAGGCTACTGTGAAAGATACAACATTTTCACAAACTGCTTGGACAATCTCTGGTCAAACAGATTCAGATGTTGCTGATTTAACGATTAATGGTCAATTATTATCAGCAACACCTGCTGCTGTTTTCACTAAAACTGCGGATGCAAAATTTGGCGAACAAACTGCTACTGTTGAAAATGCAACAATGGCATTATCTGCTGACCAAGCAACTAAGAATGGTACAAAAGCAATCAGCATGGATGTTAACTGGACGCTTGCACCTACAACTAGAAGTGCTAACTTCAACTAATCACAGACAATTCATAAAAGGTCGGGACAATTTTTTGTCACGCCTTTTTTAATACCCCCCACCGAAAGGAAGGTTCTATGAAAAAATCGCTTCGATTTTTCCTCCCATTATTATTAGCGCTCTTCTTCTTAACCCCTACAAAAGCTTGGGCGGACTCGGCTAATTTTTCAATCAAAAAGGTTGATACACCTGAACAAACTAAAGAAGCTGACTTCTACGACATTTTAACCAAACCTAATCAAAATACCAAACTGGTCGCTAACGTCATAAACGCTAGCAATCAATCTGCTACGTATACTGTAACGCTACGCAACGGTGTTACCAACAACAGTGGTCAGATTGCCTACGTTTCTCGCGATCAATCTAATAACGGTCAAACGCTTAATAAACTTAATCCAGCAGCGGTTAAAGTAACCGTTCCAGCTAACAGTAAAAAAGATGTGACAATTCCGCTTAAAATGCCCCCTGTGACTTTCCCCGGAATCATCTTGGGTGCACTGCACGTCGAAAAAGATGCTGCTAAGCCAGAACAAACAGCCAAGAAAACCCAAATCGTCAATCATTACGGGATTGAAATTCCAGTTGTCGTTCGTACAATGCCCTCTTCAACCCCGCAAACCAAACTTCAGTTAAAAAAAGTGACCGCTGGGTTAGATATGAATAAACATTCTGCTGTTCTAGCAACCCTTTATAATGAAAGTAACTGGGTGTTAACCCCACTTAAAGTGGATGCTAAAGTTTATCGCAAATCAAACCATAAACTACTCTATAGCAGCCATAAAAAAGGGCTAGAGATGGCGCCTAACTCAAGTTTCAACTACGCCATTGAGCCTGGGGACAAACCACTCAAAGCTGGTACCTATTTATTAGATATGACGGCTAAATCAGATAAGAAAACTTGGCATTTTACTAGCGAATTCACAATTAAACGCGCCACCCTTAAAGAAAATGCCAAAGATGAACTAAAATCACCAGAGAAAAAGCACCATCTCAATATTATCTGGTTGATTGTCGGGTTCAGCATCCTATTACTCATCTTGATCATTCTTTACTTACTCTACAAACTACGCCAAAAAACAAAAGAATAACAAAAAAAGAGCCGAGACATCTGTCTCGGCTCTTTTTTATTGTCTAGCGATGTTTACTCAAATCAACTTTTTCTAACGGAATAACCTTTGTTTTATAGCGAATCTTGTAGTAGCTGTAAAGAATAATGAACAACGGAATACTCATGTAACTAATCCCAATTGCTGTCCAATCAAAATGCGCGAACGCTTGAATATCTTGGCCAATAATGACAATCACGCAAAGTAAGAAAGCGAAAATGGGGCCAAATGGGAACCACCGTGCGTGGTATTTCAATTCTGACAATTGATGTCCTTGTGCTTTAAAAGCCCGCCGGAAACGATAATGTGAAATCGCGATCCCTAACCAAGCGATGAAACCAGTCAAACCACTAGCGGCCACAAGGAACAGATAAATTCGGGTTCCAAAAACACTAGTCATAAAAGTTAAAGCGCCAATAATCGTTGTCCCAATCAAGGCCATCACTGGAATACCACGTTTGCTTGTCTTGGCAAAAATCTTAGCCGCATAACCATCTTCGGCCATTGACCACAACATTCTTGAAGAAGCATACATCCCTGAATTAGCGGCTGATAAGACTGATGTTAAAATGACTGCATTCATGATGCTGGCAGCTGATGCTAAACCAGCACGCTTGAAGACCAAGGTAAACGGACTAACCGCAATGTTGGTTTCACTAGCACCTAGTAATGAAGGGCTTGTATAAGGAATTAAACAAGCGATCACGAAGATTGATAAGATGTAGAATAATAAAATACGCCAGAAAACTTGTTTGATAGCCTTTGGAATACTTTTTTCAGGCGTCTTCGATTCCCCGGCTGTAATTCCAATTAATTCGGTCCCTTGGAATGAGAAACCAGCAACAACAAACACACTCAACATCATTGGTAAACCACCAACAAAGGGTGCTTTCTTAAGCGTAAAGTTGCTAAGACCGGTCCGATGACCACCCATGATGCCGAAAATTGTTAAGACACCGACACCTAAGAAAATAATAACGGTCACCACTTTGATTAACGCAAACCAATATTCGGTTTCACCAAATGATTTCACACTCGTGATGTTAATCAAGAAAATCAATAATAGCGCGACTAAACTAAAAATCCACCCCGGCATATCTGGTAACCAGAATTGCATCACTAAAGCTGCGGTACTGATATCGACGGCTAACGTAATCGCCCAATTAAACCAGTAATTCCAACCAAGTGCAAATCCTAAGGCTGGATCAACAAACCGCGTTGCATAAGTTGAAAACGACCCTGAAACTGGCAAGTAAGTCGCCATTTCGCCCAAACTGGTCATCAAGAAGAAAACCATGATCCCAATGCCACAATAAGCAAGTAGCGCGCCGCCGGGACCCGCCTTGGCAATTGCCGACCCACTTGTAACGAATAGGCCCGTTCCAATACTACCACCCAACGCAATCATCGATAGATGTCGCGTCTTTAATTCCCGCTTCATTTCATTTTCTGCCATACTACTTCCGCTCTTTTCTCTATTATTTCAAGAAAATCGCACCAACCTCCGAATTTAGCAAACAAAAAAGCCTTTTTGTCTGCTAAAAACGACAAAAAGACTATAAGCCTTATATTAACCGTTGATAGCGCCCCGTAACGTTTCGTTACGACAGTCCTTGATTTATTCAACCAAGTCCCAACATCAAAATGAATAAGCAAATTGACATTTCGGCAAATTCCCCTTTAATTATTCCTCATCACTGCTTAGTCAGTTCAGAATAACGACTGATGGTTTTTGCGACCTCTTATCTTGTTAAAGGTAGTATAGCGGATTGAAGCGCATCCGTCAACATTGGACACAACGTAAATTTTAATCATAAAAAGGGATGATCACCTAATGGCAATCATCCCTTTTTGATTGTTATTCTTCAGTCTTATCTTGCTTGTTTTTCCGCCATAATAAGAAGAGTAGGAACAAGATTAAGAGTACCATGATACCAATAATCACGTATAACCACCAGTTATTTTGTGGTAATTCAACAGCCTTGCCATTATATTGTCTGGCTTCTTTTTGCGTAATTTCAAAATCCTTTGATAATAACCACTGGCCCTTATTTGAGTTAACCTTAATCTTAATATTATAGTGGCCCGCTTTGAGCGGTTGATTCTTCAAATCAATTCCGTAATCAAAGTTAGAGTTAGGTGCCATCTGTAAATCAGTCTGTTTACTTTGATAGAGCACCTTACTTTGACCCACCCGGCGAATCTTAGCATCGACTTGCATCTCACCTACAGAGTTAGCTTGCGTATTTTGAATATTGGCTAAAATGCCAGTATGACCGTTCAGTAGGCCTGGTTTAATTCGATTTAACCGTAAGTGTGGTTTCACCGTTTGATCGGATTGCGTTAACTTAACCCCCAGAATATAGGAATAGCGGTTCGTCAAAGACGTCCCTTTTTTATGGTCTAAAGCTTGTTCAACTTGATCTTGCTTAACTTGTGACACATAAAAGCCACCTAAAATAGTCCCTTTAAAATTTTCTTTAGGCGCGTTCAGCGTAAACGTCGCTGTTCGACTACTTTCAGCAGGTACCTTTAAGCGTTGCGCTGGTGACATCAATTTAGTAAATGGATACTTCAACGTTTTATCGTACTGTGGATCAGACTGGCTGTAATCAATCACCCCGTTTTGATTAGTAATGGCCGTATTTGGTGCGACATCTACTTCAAGATCTTTTTTGCCAGTATTTTGGACGACGACCG
This DNA window, taken from Latilactobacillus sakei, encodes the following:
- a CDS encoding sensory protein, producing the protein MVNKKNKYSILGLLLFIMVIEAIGGLSGLFAGDIKGIYNGLSLPPLAPPDYLFGIVWPLLYALIAIAGYLIYKNFTKNNVGLLAGSFYSAQIILNFVWSIIFFRGYYWTGFVVILILDVLVIACINYAAKLNKVACLLLMPYLVWLIFATYLTVAVAILN
- a CDS encoding cell surface protein → MKKSLRFFLPLLLALFFLTPTKAWADSANFSIKKVDTPEQTKEADFYDILTKPNQNTKLVANVINASNQSATYTVTLRNGVTNNSGQIAYVSRDQSNNGQTLNKLNPAAVKVTVPANSKKDVTIPLKMPPVTFPGIILGALHVEKDAAKPEQTAKKTQIVNHYGIEIPVVVRTMPSSTPQTKLQLKKVTAGLDMNKHSAVLATLYNESNWVLTPLKVDAKVYRKSNHKLLYSSHKKGLEMAPNSSFNYAIEPGDKPLKAGTYLLDMTAKSDKKTWHFTSEFTIKRATLKENAKDELKSPEKKHHLNIIWLIVGFSILLLILIILYLLYKLRQKTKE
- a CDS encoding gamma-aminobutyrate permease, which codes for MAENEMKRELKTRHLSMIALGGSIGTGLFVTSGSAIAKAGPGGALLAYCGIGIMVFFLMTSLGEMATYLPVSGSFSTYATRFVDPALGFALGWNYWFNWAITLAVDISTAALVMQFWLPDMPGWIFSLVALLLIFLINITSVKSFGETEYWFALIKVVTVIIFLGVGVLTIFGIMGGHRTGLSNFTLKKAPFVGGLPMMLSVFVVAGFSFQGTELIGITAGESKTPEKSIPKAIKQVFWRILLFYILSIFVIACLIPYTSPSLLGASETNIAVSPFTLVFKRAGLASAASIMNAVILTSVLSAANSGMYASSRMLWSMAEDGYAAKIFAKTSKRGIPVMALIGTTIIGALTFMTSVFGTRIYLFLVAASGLTGFIAWLGIAISHYRFRRAFKAQGHQLSELKYHARWFPFGPIFAFLLCVIVIIGQDIQAFAHFDWTAIGISYMSIPLFIILYSYYKIRYKTKVIPLEKVDLSKHR
- a CDS encoding cell wall protein is translated as MTYFRKWLGLVMGVLATLLVAFTVNQQVVHAEKVTYSVAPIYPENQTDKNLGYYDLRVKPGQKQDVSVVVQNTGKKDLEVDVAPNTAITNQNGVIDYSQSDPQYDKTLKYPFTKLMSPAQRLKVPAESSRTATFTLNAPKENFKGTILGGFYVSQVKQDQVEQALDHKKGTSLTNRYSYILGVKLTQSDQTVKPHLRLNRIKPGLLNGHTGILANIQNTQANSVGEMQVDAKIRRVGQSKVLYQSKQTDLQMAPNSNFDYGIDLKNQPLKAGHYNIKIKVNSNKGQWLLSKDFEITQKEARQYNGKAVELPQNNWWLYVIIGIMVLLILFLLFLLWRKNKQDKTEE